From one Thermatribacter velox genomic stretch:
- a CDS encoding ATP-binding protein, giving the protein MPKLVGTVTGLKEISPYSFWIRVNSGQPVPGIDSLIQVDYQFGEKKFRTYGVVIEVVTTWDGMITTGYQEEAYFEGTFSGTPIYLCQVAVTRAQTWRGEDLVTITPFLPPPAGEKVFLIDPEETDAALGFDVIKKEKREIPVGILSNGEVAYLDLKYLLGDNGAHINISGQSGVAAKTSYATFLLWMLQNYAEKNALESAFARELKNSRSVIFNVKGESLLFLDHWNAEWKAQENKRQGREWKEMFSRFGVEPRPFQNVRVYVPPKDYRGTPRISRTRKGTLTYGWDILDIVELNLVSLMFDVEEVSANPNFLLAVTVIEDLLRARYDKLLADAEKELQEACYRKRLQMRTEGLSKSNLIRVYLEVTGEDPGVILGHFGLPNSFRDFVEMFKINEEGEASSSLVEELRKEQLEDRTIMAVARRLRTAQRTGIDLLWRKIEKKCYGPIDKVPEPDYHLQWNHPGSTTVIDISKLHQRVQAFVVGAVLKEIMFLKEKDELPEPVFIYLDELNKYAPRTGGGALAGIFRDVAERGRSFRVVLIGAEQTASQVDYRVITQAATTIVGRQKQAELSKEEYAHLQGALREKASSLLPGEVIIDQPFLRIPITVSFPLTPWATSEENREQRFSTEKQPTDRSPEEQLEELLP; this is encoded by the coding sequence ATGCCTAAGTTGGTAGGCACTGTCACCGGATTGAAAGAAATATCCCCCTACAGCTTCTGGATAAGAGTGAACTCCGGACAACCGGTGCCTGGTATCGACAGTTTGATTCAGGTTGACTACCAGTTTGGAGAGAAAAAATTTAGAACTTACGGTGTAGTCATCGAGGTGGTCACCACCTGGGACGGCATGATAACCACTGGTTATCAGGAAGAGGCTTACTTTGAAGGAACGTTTAGTGGAACTCCCATCTATCTTTGCCAGGTAGCAGTTACCCGTGCTCAAACCTGGCGAGGCGAAGACCTGGTTACCATTACACCTTTTCTGCCACCTCCAGCTGGAGAGAAGGTTTTCCTCATCGATCCTGAAGAAACCGACGCCGCCCTGGGCTTCGATGTCATAAAAAAGGAAAAAAGAGAAATCCCGGTTGGGATTCTTTCCAATGGTGAAGTAGCTTACTTGGACTTGAAATACCTGCTGGGAGACAATGGAGCACACATCAACATCAGCGGTCAATCCGGAGTAGCTGCCAAAACCTCCTATGCCACGTTTTTACTCTGGATGCTCCAGAACTATGCCGAGAAAAACGCCTTGGAAAGTGCATTTGCCCGGGAACTTAAAAACAGCCGCTCAGTGATTTTTAACGTGAAAGGAGAAAGCCTTCTCTTTCTTGACCACTGGAACGCAGAATGGAAAGCTCAGGAAAATAAACGTCAGGGTCGGGAATGGAAAGAAATGTTTTCTCGCTTTGGGGTGGAACCCAGGCCTTTCCAAAATGTGCGGGTATATGTTCCCCCAAAAGATTACCGGGGGACTCCACGCATCTCGCGCACCAGAAAAGGAACCCTTACTTATGGATGGGATATTCTGGATATTGTGGAGCTGAACCTGGTATCCCTGATGTTTGATGTAGAAGAAGTGAGCGCCAACCCCAACTTTTTACTTGCGGTAACCGTCATTGAAGACTTGCTGAGGGCAAGGTACGATAAACTGCTCGCAGATGCCGAAAAAGAGCTGCAAGAAGCATGTTATCGAAAAAGACTGCAAATGCGAACTGAAGGTCTTTCGAAAAGCAACTTGATACGGGTCTACCTGGAAGTTACTGGTGAAGACCCTGGAGTAATTCTTGGGCACTTTGGTCTTCCCAACAGTTTCAGGGATTTTGTTGAAATGTTTAAAATCAATGAGGAAGGGGAAGCGAGTAGTTCGCTGGTCGAGGAACTCAGAAAAGAACAACTCGAAGATCGAACCATAATGGCAGTAGCCCGCCGCCTGAGAACTGCTCAAAGAACCGGTATAGACCTACTTTGGAGAAAAATAGAGAAAAAATGCTATGGTCCCATTGATAAAGTGCCAGAACCCGATTACCATCTTCAGTGGAACCATCCAGGCAGTACCACAGTAATCGATATTTCCAAGCTACACCAGAGAGTCCAAGCTTTCGTAGTTGGTGCTGTGTTGAAAGAAATAATGTTTCTCAAAGAAAAAGACGAGCTTCCTGAACCAGTTTTCATTTATCTCGATGAACTGAACAAATATGCTCCTCGCACCGGAGGAGGAGCTCTGGCAGGTATCTTCAGGGATGTTGCTGAGCGTGGAAGGTCCTTCCGGGTAGTGCTTATTGGGGCAGAGCAGACCGCTTCACAGGTTGACTACCGGGTCATCACCCAGGCAGCCACTACGATTGTGGGTCGCCAGAAACAAGCCGAATTGAGCAAGGAAGAATATGCGCACCTTCAGGGAGCGCTGCGAGAAAAAGCGTCTTCTCTTTTGCCAGGAGAAGTCATCATAGACCAACCTTTTCTGCGAATTCCCATAACCGTGAGTTTTCCGCTAACTCCCTGGGCAACTTCCGAAGAAAACCGGGAACAACGTTTCTCTACAGAAAAGCAACCAACCGATCGCTCTCCAGAAGAACAACTTGAGGAACTCTTGCCTTAA